ACTGGGAGTCCTACAATTTAAGTCTGACACTGACTACCTGGAATCAGCACATACCTCACAGGTTAAGGGCTCAGTCCAACAGTATTGTTCCCACTTCAGATGCCAGTCACAAGTTCTAGCCACCCAGGCTTCTGACCAACAGCTCAAAAGTCAGGGGATCCCCACaatcccctcctcagtttcagtcGTTTGCTAGAATGGCTCATAAAACTCAGAGAAACATGTTACTTTTGTTTGTCAGGTCATTGTGACAGCTAAATCCTACAATTTCTTACTTCTTTATGTCTCCCAGGGCCATGCTCTCCTCTATCTTTGTTATTTTCATCCTAGGCTAGCTCCACACATTCCTGCTGTGCCCAGCCCTGCAGACAACTTTGTGGTACTCCCTCAGTCATGCCTTGGTATAAAGACAGGTTCACTTGCTGGCCATTCTCTGAGAACAAAGGCTCGTTTCTGGTCATCGTGTCTCAATCCACCCTAACTCTCAAGTGCCAGGCATATTTGACATGTTTGTAGCACAGAGGTTGTTTGGAGTGAGGGATGGCTggcagaggaaagagagagagagagagagagagagagagagagagagagagagagagagagcactgagTGGAGGGGAGGAGAAGTTGCCTGAGTGACTGGGGGATCTATGTGGTCCATCGTTCCTGGGAAAATTTGGATTACCGAGGCCAACTCTTCTTCCTTTCTAGACTCTCCTGGTGATAGAGCCACCTTGAATTAGTCACTGTGATCAAATACCAGGAGAAGTCTGAGTATCTAGCACCAGAAAACTTCCTGAGCTGAAGTTTCTGTAGTGAAAAGTGCATTTGGAATGATTTCTACGAGTGGTCTAATTGGGTCTATAGGGTGAAGTCTCATCTCTGAGCCTCTCACCAAACTTTAAATTGCTTCTGGGATAGGGCCAGGCCCTAAAGCATCCCAGCAGTAAGTTCCTGAGAGAATCTTTCTGGGATCCCTGGAGAGCAGCATGGAGTACAGAGGAGACAGGGTATGGACCTGGTTGCTGGCCATGGCTCCCTAGCTCACGCTAGGCGCAGCCTCCTCCAGGCTGGGGCTCTTAGCTGAGCCTCAGGCTTGAGAGACAGCCTACGTTAACTTGTCTCACTGAACCCCAAGATGAGGAAAGGACTGCTGGGACTGGGACTGCACCTTATACCTCTCTGCACTCAAGATGCCAGGAAGTGAGACAACAGTTAAAGAGTATATGCCATGGGCACCCAGCTGTTGCTGATGCAGCTCTGAGAAGACACGCCCTGCATGGTCTGCTTGATTATGGCCAGGTAGCACCCAGGTGGGCAAGTAACCCAGAGCCAGTAATATGTTCTAACCTTCATAAATAAGCTACCTCCCCCTCTACTGGTCTGCCTTCCTGCAAGTGACAGATACAGCCTAGACAAAATCCCACACTAGGTGAGTGCTGGGTGACCTCTATTGCCAGCTTTCCTCCCTTTAGGAGGCAAGAAAAGAAGCTGCCTGCatctggttgagtggctcaagtggtagagcttctgccttgaacatgtgaggtcctgagttcaaaccccaggacaactaaaaaaagcaaaaaaaaaaaaaaaaaaaaaaaagagaggctgCCTGCAAATAGTTCAGGCAGGGGGAACTGGGAGTAAGAGGAGGTGGGAAACAGGTGACTATTTCCATAGGACTGAAGGAGCTGCCTCCCAGACACTAAAAGGAGCTGTTTTCTAAAAGGAGTTCCTCATCCCTTACTCCCAGGTGtctaaaataacttattttggACATTGTATCATTACCAGCTAGGAAAAAGCACCCTTCAAGACCCAGGTAATGCTCAAACCCCTCCTCTGACCTCAGTTTCCCAACTTTGATTAGAGAGGGGTTGAAATAAGTCAATTATTCCCAAGACTGGTGTATGTCAGAAGTACATGgaaactggtgtgtgtgtgtgtgtgtgtgtgtgtgtgtggtttttttgagacagggtcttgctatgtagcccagatcctccttccccacctcccatgtgctggAATTATAGCTATGTACCAGAACTCCCAGCTGGgaacctttattttaaaaaaaaaacaaacaagcaaataaaaaagaactggGTTGCTAAGACAATCTGCAAAGGAAGGACTCAGAAATCAGTATTTCTAACAGCACCTGGGGAGCTATTAGGCACCCAGCTCCATGCCATTTTGGGCACCCCGTGACAGGGCCTGATGACATCTGGTGTTCTGAACCTCTTTGACAGTAAAGTTGTGATCATCTACAGAGTAATTTCTGGTTTTGGGAGGTTGAGCACATTTGCATTTGAATATGTCTGCAAACCCTACTAAATGGCATCAAATGGCATTTCTCTCCTAATTTGATGTGAATGTGATTCAAAGCCCCACCCAACCCAAGCTGGGGATGTGAACTTTAAGTGGGCTCCAACAATCAGGTAAGACTCTATTCCAATAGCAGGAAAGTCCCAGAGCAGCAAAGATGTGGGCTGTTGGCTGTGGTTACAGGAGGAAACACATGAGTCCTTTACGGTCTAGATTTCTGGAGACTTTTGGGCAGGGATAAGGGGTACCTCCAAGTTATAGGTTCCAGAAATTCAATTTGGTCAGATTTTTCAGTGAAGAGTCAGAGTCAGATAAACTGATTTACACTAATGAAACTCGCAAAAGATTGAAGTTTAAAGCAGACACTGAGTAAGAAAGAAAACTGTTAAGGTGAtacaaaattttatgttttcaaggCAATACATTCTCTCCCTATAAGTTCCTATAAGGGAaatcaaattataatttaaatgtgCTGGATGAAGGGGAACCAGATGCAGAGGAATAGACCATGTGACTCAATGGCCAGTGTCATTGAGCTGTGATAACCCAAGGTCGGAGACAGAGTTGCTCAAAGTGCTACGGACAGCGTATGTGGACTATCATATTGCTTTGGGTATATTAGTTGATTAGATAGAAATGTCTTTCATTTCATTAAATTTCGTTACATTTTAAAGATCTGCTCTTCCATAGCCTTGTTTCTAGATAACTTGGTTTTCTAGTTGAATCTCAAAGGGTAGGTTTATCTACAATTTAAAAGACATTGTGCTGTGATTCCTGTATGTAGAGGCAAGCAAGCCAATCAGCGAACATATATTTTCTGCCTTCAGTATTCCTGAGGATGAAAGTGAGAATTTGAAATGGAAGCATCCAATCAGTCCACTGTGACCGAATTTGTTTTGCTGGGCCTCTCTGCACATCCAAAGCTGGAGAAAACGTTCTTTGTGCTCATCTTGTCCACGTACCTGGTGATCCTGCTGGGCAATGGAGTCCTCATCCTGGTGACCATCCTTGACTCCCACCTGCACAcgcccatgtacttcttcctgggGAACCTCTCCTTCCTGGACATCTGCTACACGACCTCCTCAGTTCCTCTAGTCCTGGATGGTTTCCTCACTCCCAGGAAAACCATCTCCTTCTCAGCCTGCGCTGTGCAGATGTTTCTCTCCTTTGCCATGGGAGCCACAGAGTGTGTCCTCCTGGGCATGATGGCGtttgaccgctatgtggccatctgcagcCCCCTTCGGTACCCTGTGGTCATGAGCAAGGCTGCCTATGTGCCCATGGCTGCTGGCTCCTGGGTGGCTGGTGGAGCCAACTCCTTGGTGCAGATCTCTCTTGCAGTACAATTGCCCTTTTGTGGGGACAATGTCGTTAATCATTTCACCTGTGAGGTCCTGGCAGTGCTGAAACTGGCCTGTGCTGACATCTCCATCAACGTGGTCAGCATGGCAGTAGCCAATGCAATCTTCCTGGGCGTCCCAGTCCTGTTCATCTCTTTCTCCTATGTCTTCATCATTGCCACCATCCTGAGGATCCCCTCAGCTGAGGGGAGGAAAAAGGCCTTCTCCACCTGCTCTGCCCACCTCACAGTCGTGGTCATCTTCTATGGGACCATCCTCTTCATGTATGGGAAGCCCAAGTCCAGGGATCCACTTGGGGCAGACAAGCAGGACCTTGCAGACAAGCTCATCTCTCTGTTCTATGGACTTCTGACCCCCATGCTGAACCCcatcatctacagcctgaggaacaaggatgttAAGACTGCTGTGAGGGAACTGGTGAGTGCAAAATGCCTCCCTCAGTGATGATGGGCTCTGTCCCCATGATCCACATGCTCCCGTGGTTCTTGCTTGAGGAGAATCATACAGAACAATGCTAGTGAGGGACAAGTTGCCGTTAGAGCTGTGCTACTCACTGCGGTGGATGGATGAGTAATATCAGCATCCCCTGTGAGCTTAGGGACATACAGTATCTAGGGGTCCTTTGTAGACCTACTAGGTTGGAATCTCCTTTTTAACAATGTCCCTGAGGTGATTTGTATGCATTTAAACTTTGAGAAGTGTTGGGTAAAGTGTGCAGTGGATGCTGTAGTGTGATATCCAAATCCCCACTCCCACCTAGGGCTGAACTGTTCATCATTCCAGCGGCCGAGCATATTGGTGACTTATAGCTTTCAGCTGTGGAGCTCTTCAAGGGGCTGCCCTTGGCTAAGGAGAGCTACCTCACTCAGTGTTGTATTCCCTTCTTGGTTCAGCTCATATTCAATGACTAGTCAATGTCCATATAAAGGCTTCATCTTTCTTGCCTCAAATGGGGTTATCTCTAAAGATCCATCCCAGTTGGATCTTCCATGTGGAAGTTCACATTCTCCTTTTTCCAAGTTCTGCTTCTTCTACCTGCTTCTACAGGTATAGATCTGGACAGCCAGCAAACATTCTGCATGAAAACCTCCCTATTAAGAGTCAGCTTCCGAGGAACTCAACCTTCAAAAGAGAACAGAAGTCTCAGCATGATTGTGTGAACAGGTGTCGTCATCAGTGTGCATTATCCTCACGTGTTGCCTGCACTCCCAAGGAAAGAAACTCACTGAATTCCTTTCgttcaaagaaaaaattttctccctaaaaagtattttctaagtTAAGTTCCTTTAATTTTCACTTCTATAAATGGATCTTATTTTTTATGATTGTTTTACTCCTAAACAGAGAGCAAGCAGGTTGTTTTCAATTATTGAGTAAGAGGGGTCAGAAGTCTGAAGTCTTCAAGGACAAAGATATTTGAGGTCTGGAAAACATGCTTGCTTTtgatttcaaaaaaacaaaaaaccaaccccCCCCACCAAATCTTGCATTTTATTTACATGCCAACAAAGAAAACATTATGGCAACCTCAATAATGGGTGTATGTTTACATTCATGCAACATTTCAAAACAATCTATACGTTAGGTACTTCCACTTTgtaatttcataattttcataat
Above is a genomic segment from Castor canadensis chromosome 13, mCasCan1.hap1v2, whole genome shotgun sequence containing:
- the LOC109701473 gene encoding olfactory receptor 13C7-like; this translates as MEASNQSTVTEFVLLGLSAHPKLEKTFFVLILSTYLVILLGNGVLILVTILDSHLHTPMYFFLGNLSFLDICYTTSSVPLVLDGFLTPRKTISFSACAVQMFLSFAMGATECVLLGMMAFDRYVAICSPLRYPVVMSKAAYVPMAAGSWVAGGANSLVQISLAVQLPFCGDNVVNHFTCEVLAVLKLACADISINVVSMAVANAIFLGVPVLFISFSYVFIIATILRIPSAEGRKKAFSTCSAHLTVVVIFYGTILFMYGKPKSRDPLGADKQDLADKLISLFYGLLTPMLNPIIYSLRNKDVKTAVRELVSAKCLPQ